TTGATGGCTATGGAAAACTCATTTTGAGCTGTATGTTTTGTGGGATTGCACTCAGCCGTAGCTAATCCATTAATAAATTCCTGAGTGAATGGATCAGAAGATCCGATAACATTAACATTGGCACCAATTAAAAGAGAAGCAGATGAGCGATCCACGTTTTGGTACTGGTTTTTTTGTAATGTAAACAGCGTTGCACCTGCATCGCCTCGATTCTCCAGAACTAATCCTGACGCGTAAAATGGAAGTTTGCGATTTTCTTCTGGGCTCACTTCGGAGATGATAGTGAGCGAAAAAACAAACATCAGAAAACCGGAGTATCGTGGGCATCTCGCCTGCGGAACCCTGAGCAGACGGGACGTCCGCGCTACTTTGATTCTCTTCATATGTTTTCCTTTATGAGGAAGTGCTACATATATAAGAGGTCAAGAAATTGCAAAAACATTCGTACATTTCACCAAAGGCAGCTATAAAAGAGAGCGCTATTCACGGAAAAGGGCTTTTTGCAAAGAAAGCAATCGCAAAAGGTGAAATTGTTTGCATCAAGGGCGGCTACATCTACGATCGTGAAGTGCTGCAGTCCATGCCCGACTGGTATCGCGCCGCAGAGATTTCCATTGCTGACAATCTTTTCATCGGACCGTTGCGTGAAGAAGAAAGAGCAGGAAGCATGATTTTCAGCAATCATTCCTGCGACCCAAACATCGGCGTTCAGGGACAAATTGTTTTTGTGGCGATGCGCGATATCCAACCGGGTGAAGAGCTAACGCATGACTGGGCAACCACAGACGATGATGATTACGAGATGGAATGCAACTGCGGAGCGAGCGGTTGCAGAAAGATCATCACC
This genomic stretch from bacterium harbors:
- a CDS encoding SET domain-containing protein-lysine N-methyltransferase → MQKHSYISPKAAIKESAIHGKGLFAKKAIAKGEIVCIKGGYIYDREVLQSMPDWYRAAEISIADNLFIGPLREEERAGSMIFSNHSCDPNIGVQGQIVFVAMRDIQPGEELTHDWATTDDDDYEMECNCGASGCRKIITGKDWQRKDLQEKYRGYMSWYLERKINRGS